In Bos indicus x Bos taurus breed Angus x Brahman F1 hybrid chromosome 23, Bos_hybrid_MaternalHap_v2.0, whole genome shotgun sequence, a single genomic region encodes these proteins:
- the RPL7L1 gene encoding 60S ribosomal protein L7-like 1 — protein sequence MSSSCSVGKMAEEEPRRKIPLVPENLLKKRKAYQALKATQAKQALLQKKEQRKGKQVKFKRLEWFVHDSWRQLRDRVRLRRLTVKPHGLEVPDKHSLAFVVRIERINGVSSLVQRTIARLGLNKIFSGVFVKVTPETIKTLRIVEPYVTWGFPNLKSVRELILKRGQAKVKNKVIPLTDNTVIEEHLGKFDVICLEDLIHEIAFPGKNFLAISRFLRPFQLSVARHATKNRVGFLKEVGSPGYRGERINELIRQLN from the exons ATGAGTAGTAGCTGCAGCGTTGGAAAAATGGCGGAGGAAGA GCCAAGAAGAAAGATCCCTTTGGTTCCAGAGAATCTCTTGAAAAAGAGGAAGGCGTATCAGGCCCTCAAAGCCACCCAGGCAAAACAGGCGCTTTTGCAAAAGAAGGAG cagaggaaaggaaaacaagtCAAGTTTAAGCGACTAGAATGGTTTGTACATGATTCCTGGCGGCAGCTACGGGACAGAGTGCGACTCAGACGGCTAACAGTGAAACCTCATGGCTTGGAAGTGCCAGACAAACATTCCTTGGCCTTTGTTGTCCGCATTGAAAG GATTAATGGGGTGAGTTCACTGGTGCAAAGGACCATTGCCAGACTTGGCCTGAATAAGATTTTCAGTGGTGTCTTTGTGAAGGTGACCCCTGAAACCATAAAGACGCTTCGTATCGTGGAACCTTATGTGACCTGGGG ATTTCCAAATCTGAAGTCTGTTCGGGAACTCATCTTGAAACGTGGACAAGCGAAGGTCAAGAACAAGGTCATCCCTCTGACAGACAACACAGTTATTGAGGAACACCTGG GGAAGTTTGATGTCATTTGCTTGGAAGACCTCATTCATGAAATTGCCTTCCCGGGGAAGAATTTCCTGGCGATCTCAAGGTTCCTACGCCCTTTCCAACTCTCAGTGGCCCGTCACGCTACCAAGAATAGAGTGGGCTTCCTCAAGGAAGTGGGCTCACCAGGCTATCGAGGTGAACGCATCAATGAGCTCATCCGGCAGCTGAATTAA
- the C23H6orf226 gene encoding uncharacterized protein C6orf226 homolog: MEPLACRSESGPAPSPAESTQASVTLAQLLQLVQQGQELPGLERRQVAATLDEPTASRLPRRPKPWEAARSAEHPAPQFQTGDRGLADPPSGQRNRLEEPGSAVSEAPGPLQL, from the coding sequence ATGGAGCCTCTCGCCTGTCGGAGTGAGTCCGGCCCGGCTCCCTCGCCCGCCGAGTCAACCCAGGCCTCAGTGACACTTGCGCAGCTCCTGCAGCTGGTCCAGCAGGGCCAGGAGCTCCCCGGCCTGGAGAGGCGCCAGGTCGCTGCGACCCTTGACGAACCCACGGCGTCCCGACTCCCGCGGAGACCCAAGCCCTGGGAGGCCGCGCGCTCCGCGGAGCACCCAGCGCCACAGTTCCAGACTGGGGACCGCGGGCTCGCCGATCCTCCGAGTGGGCAGAGGAACcgcctggaggagcctggctcgGCCGTTTCTGAGGCTCCAGGTCCTTTGCAGCTGTGA